A window of Thermosynechococcus sp. NK55a contains these coding sequences:
- a CDS encoding type I restriction enzyme HsdR N-terminal domain-containing protein — MSILVISYKKEGASMEISNHIEQVRERLRRGEFISEAAVSQGILLPTLHELGWPVFDTNVVVPEFSVQGGRVDFALCNPPRRPLIFIEVKRVGISEGADRQLFEYAFHSGVPMAVLTDGQEWSFYLPGEQGRYDERRVYKLDLLEREIEEAVSRLERYLHYEKVCSGEALKSARADYQNVARDREIEATLPRAWESLLEEPDSIVVGIISRKSCRSLWL, encoded by the coding sequence ATGAGCATACTCGTAATAAGTTATAAAAAAGAAGGTGCATCAATGGAAATTTCAAACCACATAGAACAGGTTCGAGAGCGTCTACGACGCGGTGAGTTTATATCTGAGGCTGCTGTTTCCCAGGGAATTCTTCTTCCGACCTTGCATGAACTGGGATGGCCCGTATTTGATACAAATGTGGTTGTTCCCGAGTTCTCGGTCCAAGGGGGCCGTGTCGATTTTGCACTATGTAATCCTCCCCGTCGTCCATTGATATTTATTGAGGTCAAGAGGGTTGGCATTTCCGAAGGGGCTGATAGACAGCTATTCGAATACGCTTTTCATTCGGGAGTTCCAATGGCTGTTCTGACAGATGGACAAGAGTGGAGTTTTTATCTTCCCGGTGAACAGGGCCGATATGATGAAAGGAGAGTATATAAGCTCGACCTGCTTGAACGTGAGATCGAAGAAGCAGTCAGCAGGCTTGAACGATATCTCCACTATGAAAAAGTGTGTTCTGGCGAAGCTTTAAAATCTGCACGTGCAGATTATCAAAACGTGGCCCGGGATAGAGAAATTGAGGCAACGCTCCCCAGAGCTTGGGAGAGTTTGCTTGAAGAGCCTGATTCTATTGTTGTTGGAATTATTAGCCGAAAAAGTTGCAGATCTCTGTGGCTATAA
- a CDS encoding SNF2-related protein, translating into MNDGDNNLAPGDVVSGLEPSEFVEIQRVAPFGGKTLVEGVGLQSRRVVKRPLTAEELAALVKVSDRLRTFDGDASLFLLGTEAERIRIAHQFDPLFVVNSSIVDPLPHQVEAVYRYLLLLPRIRFLLANDTGAGKTVMAGLLIKELLFRGVIQKILVITPGGLTKQWQEEELQEKFGLHAWLLGRATFEAEPGQFSRYEESIFVTSIDFLARNGRCLKAALETQWDLVVVDEAHKLSSAYEYGTKLKESKRYKALNAIARKTDHLLFLTATPHRGRKDTFRRLLLLLDEDLFQKDEHVADRVREQAAPYGASGPEDFEDERPISQARNRFFLRRLKEEMVDWDGQPLFKPRHTKMIGYNLTPEEKTLYDAVTRYVRSKRKEAKEKRNRNVELALMVMQRRLASSLYAITRTLENRPRALNEVLVILRDPRRRMGRIQRYGQAGDELHYEGRGMKLQNRRILCTTMPISRSVSALT; encoded by the coding sequence GTGAACGACGGTGACAACAACCTGGCTCCGGGCGACGTGGTCTCGGGCTTGGAGCCCTCTGAGTTCGTCGAGATCCAGCGTGTCGCTCCCTTCGGCGGCAAGACGCTGGTCGAAGGCGTCGGGCTCCAGTCCCGCCGAGTGGTGAAGCGGCCTCTCACCGCTGAGGAGCTGGCCGCGCTCGTCAAAGTCAGCGACCGACTCCGTACGTTCGATGGCGATGCCAGCCTCTTCCTCCTCGGCACCGAGGCCGAGCGCATCCGCATCGCCCACCAGTTCGACCCGCTCTTCGTCGTCAACTCCAGCATCGTGGATCCGTTGCCTCACCAGGTCGAGGCCGTCTATCGCTATCTCCTGCTCCTTCCGAGGATCCGGTTTTTGCTGGCCAACGACACGGGAGCAGGCAAGACCGTTATGGCCGGCCTGCTGATCAAGGAGCTGCTCTTCCGGGGAGTGATCCAGAAAATCCTCGTCATCACCCCAGGCGGCCTGACGAAGCAGTGGCAAGAAGAGGAACTCCAGGAGAAGTTCGGCCTCCACGCGTGGCTACTGGGTCGCGCGACGTTCGAGGCGGAACCAGGCCAGTTCTCCCGCTACGAAGAGAGCATCTTTGTCACCTCCATCGATTTCCTGGCGCGGAATGGACGCTGTCTCAAGGCCGCATTGGAAACTCAATGGGACCTCGTGGTAGTGGACGAGGCCCACAAGCTCTCCTCGGCCTATGAGTACGGCACCAAGCTCAAGGAGAGCAAACGCTACAAGGCGCTGAACGCGATCGCCCGCAAGACCGATCATCTGCTCTTCCTCACGGCGACGCCGCACCGAGGACGAAAGGACACGTTCCGCCGGCTCCTTTTGCTGCTCGATGAAGACCTGTTCCAGAAAGACGAACACGTCGCCGACCGGGTGCGCGAGCAGGCTGCGCCTTACGGAGCCTCAGGACCGGAGGACTTCGAGGACGAGCGCCCGATCAGCCAGGCGCGCAACCGCTTCTTCCTCCGCCGGCTGAAGGAGGAGATGGTGGACTGGGACGGGCAACCTCTTTTCAAGCCACGCCACACCAAGATGATCGGCTACAACCTCACCCCTGAGGAGAAGACGCTCTACGACGCGGTGACACGCTACGTCCGCTCGAAGCGCAAGGAGGCCAAAGAGAAGAGGAATCGGAACGTCGAGCTGGCCCTCATGGTTATGCAACGGCGGCTGGCTTCGAGCCTCTATGCAATCACGCGGACTCTGGAAAACCGGCCGCGCGCCCTCAACGAGGTCCTCGTCATCCTGCGGGATCCGCGCCGGCGGATGGGGCGCATCCAGCGGTACGGTCAGGCGGGCGATGAGCTCCACTATGAGGGGAGGGGTATGAAATTGCAGAATCGGAGAATACTGTGTACCACGATGCCGATTAGCCGTTCAGTATCGGCTCTAACCTAG
- a CDS encoding helicase-related protein, whose amino-acid sequence MAENRLSTRIGQQISLPGHFDVPVCLEHVRALGADGSAGYECRVRLPDGTLEETVISPAEAASLCGTDQEGPTAIKPVDAERLRLLIESARIRLAYAHDHQFAVSLSGIRTLPHQIEAVYQVMLPQPRLRFLLADDPGAGKTIMAGLLIKELKLRGAIERVLILCPAPLTIQWQDEMLQWFGESFDIISSAVDQQQLGNPWQRSSQVIASIDYAKQNDVRERVWQQRWDLVVIDEAHKCSAYTKSSSSSERSNEVVETKRYQLVKRLSEAVDNVLLITATPHHGNEDRFSHFLRLIDLDLFPEPHRFGKEAAEARREIFRLGKGSPWCLRRLKEDLKDLNGKRLFSNRLAKTVTFRLNSEEYALYKSVTDYINKFIPHQSGKRGSSAALTRTVLQRRLVSSTCAIHESLKRRLKKQQDLLDQLAGLSPAQRANRLAALQGRLPDAEQDEDDLDNEVRDRLVDEYTAALELEQLRAEIAALKELVEQARKVRELANDSKLAALKKCLGEAQFVDLKDGRGKLLVFTEHRDTLNYVREHLKLWDYSTCEIHGGMNPHERKRAQEQFRTTAQICVATEAAGEGINLQFCHLMINYDMPWNPTRLEQRLGRIHRIGQDRDVYAFNFVATDSEDGQPIVEGRILHRLLEKLDTMNEALEGRVFDVIGEVLSLNDVNLPDMLREAAYDPRRLDEYLDQIDRIDPAKLKEYEEATGIALARNHVDFTGFQRHNLEVEEKRLMPRYVETQFIAAAKEVGLHVEPRADGLWRIEHVLADLRSERLRSVQRLGKPDPSYRKVTFHKHHLEQAAHVDAVLMGPGHPLYAAVDEKLNEKLAALQGGIGFYVDPLTTEPYRLHFFEITIRGKDSRGSDVPLHGELVAVREQRGQFEIVPSDILLNLPPQANPPSAVDPVDTQAASDFLKSTYQLECRARCQEERQRFARICREYLERSFDVRIKRAQERAMLLAAEATTKPEYKLSADEARKYVEELQRQRRERLSGLGRLEIARTGPVRHVATAIVLAAGADTETQLADLADELDPNVRSRSERAAEDLVVTALKEEGFPGDRIERVGHLKLGFDIRAHRIADEATGEVLVKRVEVKGRARGQPVRLTTNEWYKAQQLAETYWLYVVWDPLGPNPELVRIQNPAVRLDHAKRQIVAARFFEIPAEAVVEAGRAYL is encoded by the coding sequence ATGGCTGAGAATCGCCTTTCAACGCGGATCGGACAGCAGATCTCCCTGCCGGGGCACTTCGATGTCCCCGTCTGTCTCGAGCATGTTAGGGCGCTGGGGGCCGACGGCTCGGCGGGCTACGAGTGCCGCGTCCGGCTGCCCGACGGTACGCTTGAGGAGACAGTCATCTCGCCCGCAGAAGCGGCGTCACTCTGTGGCACAGACCAGGAAGGGCCGACGGCGATCAAGCCCGTTGATGCGGAACGACTCCGGCTGTTGATTGAGTCGGCCCGCATACGCTTGGCCTACGCGCACGACCACCAGTTCGCGGTAAGCCTCTCGGGCATCCGTACGCTGCCGCACCAGATCGAGGCCGTTTACCAGGTCATGCTGCCGCAGCCGCGCCTACGCTTCTTGCTCGCCGATGACCCGGGGGCCGGGAAGACCATCATGGCCGGTCTCCTGATCAAGGAGTTGAAACTGCGGGGGGCCATCGAGCGCGTGCTCATCCTCTGCCCCGCGCCCCTCACGATTCAATGGCAGGACGAGATGCTCCAGTGGTTCGGCGAGTCGTTTGACATCATCTCGTCCGCCGTGGACCAGCAGCAGCTCGGGAACCCGTGGCAGCGCTCGTCGCAGGTCATCGCCTCCATCGACTACGCGAAGCAGAACGACGTGCGCGAGCGGGTTTGGCAGCAGAGGTGGGACCTCGTTGTCATTGACGAAGCCCACAAGTGCTCGGCCTATACCAAGTCTTCCTCTTCCTCGGAACGCAGCAACGAAGTGGTCGAGACCAAGCGATATCAGCTCGTGAAGCGACTTTCCGAGGCGGTGGATAACGTGCTGCTCATCACTGCGACGCCGCACCACGGAAACGAAGACAGATTCTCACACTTCCTGCGGCTCATCGATCTCGACCTCTTCCCCGAGCCGCACCGGTTCGGCAAAGAGGCAGCCGAGGCACGCCGAGAGATCTTCAGGCTCGGCAAGGGCTCGCCATGGTGCCTGCGCCGCCTGAAGGAGGATCTGAAGGACCTCAACGGCAAGCGGCTGTTTTCCAACCGGCTTGCCAAGACCGTGACCTTCCGTCTCAATAGCGAGGAGTACGCCCTCTACAAGTCGGTGACGGACTACATCAACAAGTTCATCCCTCACCAGAGCGGCAAGCGCGGGTCATCGGCCGCGCTCACGCGCACGGTCCTCCAGCGGCGCCTGGTCAGTTCGACCTGCGCCATCCACGAGTCCCTGAAGCGGCGGCTCAAGAAACAGCAGGACCTGCTGGATCAGCTGGCGGGCCTTTCTCCCGCCCAGCGCGCCAACCGCCTTGCGGCTCTTCAAGGACGCCTGCCCGACGCAGAGCAGGATGAAGACGACCTCGATAACGAGGTCCGCGACCGGCTCGTCGACGAGTACACAGCGGCGCTGGAACTGGAGCAATTGCGGGCCGAGATCGCCGCCCTCAAGGAACTCGTCGAGCAGGCCCGCAAGGTGCGCGAGCTCGCGAACGATTCCAAGTTGGCCGCCCTCAAGAAGTGCCTGGGTGAGGCCCAGTTCGTTGATCTCAAGGATGGCCGGGGCAAGCTCCTCGTCTTCACCGAGCATCGCGACACCCTCAATTACGTGCGCGAGCACCTTAAGCTCTGGGACTACAGCACCTGCGAAATCCATGGCGGCATGAATCCACACGAGCGCAAACGCGCTCAGGAGCAGTTCCGCACCACTGCCCAAATCTGCGTGGCGACCGAAGCGGCCGGCGAAGGCATCAACCTTCAGTTCTGCCACCTGATGATCAACTACGACATGCCGTGGAATCCCACGCGTCTCGAGCAGCGCTTGGGGCGCATTCATCGGATCGGCCAAGATCGCGACGTTTACGCCTTCAACTTCGTGGCCACGGATTCCGAGGACGGGCAGCCCATCGTGGAGGGGCGTATCCTGCATCGCCTCCTCGAGAAGCTCGACACGATGAACGAGGCCCTGGAAGGGCGCGTCTTCGACGTCATCGGCGAGGTCCTCTCGCTGAACGACGTCAACCTGCCCGACATGCTGCGGGAAGCGGCCTACGATCCACGCCGGCTGGACGAGTACCTGGACCAGATCGACCGCATCGATCCGGCCAAGTTGAAGGAGTACGAAGAGGCCACGGGCATCGCTCTCGCCCGAAACCACGTGGACTTCACGGGATTCCAGCGCCACAACCTCGAGGTCGAGGAGAAGCGGCTCATGCCCCGCTACGTGGAGACGCAGTTCATCGCCGCGGCCAAGGAGGTCGGCCTTCACGTCGAGCCGAGGGCCGACGGCCTCTGGCGTATCGAGCACGTCCTGGCCGACCTGCGTTCAGAGCGACTTCGGTCGGTCCAGCGCTTGGGCAAGCCTGACCCCTCCTACCGCAAGGTCACGTTCCATAAGCACCACCTCGAACAGGCTGCCCATGTCGATGCGGTCCTCATGGGACCCGGCCATCCCCTCTACGCGGCGGTGGACGAGAAGCTCAACGAGAAGCTGGCAGCTCTCCAGGGAGGGATCGGGTTTTACGTGGACCCGCTCACGACCGAGCCGTACCGGCTCCACTTCTTCGAGATCACCATCCGCGGCAAGGACTCCAGGGGAAGCGACGTTCCGCTGCATGGGGAGCTCGTGGCAGTCCGGGAGCAGCGTGGACAGTTCGAGATCGTCCCGAGCGACATCCTGCTCAACCTGCCACCTCAGGCCAACCCGCCGTCCGCAGTCGATCCCGTCGACACCCAGGCGGCCTCGGACTTCCTGAAAAGCACGTATCAGCTCGAGTGCCGCGCTCGCTGCCAGGAAGAGCGCCAGCGGTTCGCCCGCATCTGCCGGGAGTACCTGGAACGCTCCTTCGATGTCCGGATCAAGCGGGCCCAGGAGCGGGCCATGCTCCTCGCGGCAGAGGCGACGACCAAGCCCGAGTACAAGCTGTCGGCGGATGAGGCGCGCAAGTACGTGGAGGAGTTGCAACGCCAGCGCCGGGAGCGGCTTAGCGGGCTCGGTCGGTTGGAAATCGCCCGTACCGGCCCCGTGCGTCACGTGGCCACGGCCATCGTCTTGGCAGCCGGCGCTGACACGGAAACTCAACTGGCGGACCTCGCGGACGAACTCGATCCCAACGTCCGAAGCCGGAGCGAACGAGCGGCCGAGGACCTTGTGGTGACCGCGCTCAAGGAGGAAGGCTTCCCAGGGGATCGCATCGAGCGTGTCGGGCACCTGAAGCTCGGCTTCGACATCCGTGCCCATCGGATCGCGGACGAGGCGACCGGCGAGGTGCTCGTCAAGCGCGTCGAGGTCAAGGGCCGCGCTCGCGGGCAGCCCGTGCGCCTCACGACCAACGAATGGTATAAAGCACAGCAACTTGCCGAGACCTATTGGCTCTACGTGGTGTGGGATCCGCTCGGCCCGAACCCGGAGCTCGTCCGCATCCAGAATCCCGCGGTACGATTGGACCACGCCAAGCGCCAGATCGTCGCGGCGCGGTTTTTCGAGATCCCGGCGGAGGCGGTCGTCGAGGCGGGTCGAGCATATCTTTAG
- a CDS encoding PIN domain-containing protein produces the protein MSVVLLDTTVASLLHPKKKGSEIRAKYETHMRGQTLALSFQSVAELWHWAETNGWGESARQGLDSFVRRFLVIPYDYELARVWARVMEESRKEGRRFEAGNCWIAATAVHRQIPLLSHDKDFAGRAISGLNVITHVEEMK, from the coding sequence ATGAGCGTTGTGCTTCTCGATACGACGGTCGCGAGTCTCCTGCATCCCAAGAAGAAGGGGAGCGAGATTCGAGCCAAGTACGAGACGCACATGCGGGGACAAACCCTCGCCTTGAGTTTTCAAAGCGTGGCCGAACTGTGGCACTGGGCAGAGACGAATGGGTGGGGAGAGAGCGCTCGCCAAGGGCTTGATAGTTTCGTGCGTCGGTTTCTCGTGATTCCCTACGACTATGAGCTGGCTCGGGTCTGGGCGCGGGTCATGGAAGAGAGCCGGAAGGAAGGCCGTCGCTTCGAGGCCGGAAACTGTTGGATTGCCGCCACTGCGGTGCATCGGCAAATCCCCCTTCTCTCCCACGACAAGGATTTCGCCGGGCGCGCCATCAGCGGGCTAAACGTGATCACCCATGTGGAGGAAATGAAGTGA
- a CDS encoding DUF1156 domain-containing protein, which yields MTDDRRLIEDYLPIEAISKEASREKSVRKGHISTLHLWWARRPLVACRAAVYGALVPASRFRPANGPEEKRDSLTRANAAKFVERLCQYPGSPQAIAEAQKHILEAHAERLTKETGNPVSVQDIVQGRAPRPKVLDMFAGGGAIPLEALRLGCEAYALDLNPVAHIIELCTLVYPQKYGKPDPNARGMTGPKNAKGETTWGGLAEEVRYWGNWVLQKVKAEISDLYPLIPDPDNNDERPLVKAEMWQSSERETVPPGYLVPVAYLWTRTVRCKNPSCGATVPLVRQTWLCKKKDRYAALRMIAPKGEKRVRFEVVESHTEKGLGFDPAGFSKAGNATCPFCGTVADSDYVKAEGCAKRMGEQMMAIVCTRPGRQGKVYLSVEQALEATGGTPVIPPEEEIQKRIEALCRKTGLTVPREPMDVNDPTTVAGRGFGIKTFSDLFTPRQMLCLLTFAAAVREAYQTMVGQAGGTGFQPLNQGTGRMPVPPLDEERAKAVVTYLAVILDRLADFNSVLATWKESAGHTFGRQALPMAWDFSEVNPLCGETGSWGSQQRYAIEHVDSSIANGLPATVTRGSATALPWPDGTFDAVITDPPYYDNIQYAALSDFFYVWLKRTIGHLYPEHFGAELSPKKNEAVASPWRHKSKVDARKAYEEMMAKSFAEANRVLKPGGQMVVVYAHKTTLGWSTLVDALRKAGFIVTEAWPLDTEMKSRLVAKGTAALASSIFLVARKREGTETGSYEDEVRPELEQIVRERVDSLWKMGITGADLVIAAVGAGLRAFTRFARVEYANGEEVPAEKFLAEVEGVVLETLLEKIFGMAGSGVAAVDGPSRFYVLWRYTYKVAEMEAGEAIVFTYGQNVELDGAKGLSTGRHALVEKKKGKYRLRDFTERGEDEKLGLPDNRTAAPLIDALHRILWLVENQPRALNKFLDEARPNRERLRLVAQALAGTALAGKKDDGPDHTVVTTAAEQAALKKLVANWRALIDQRLAELPLLATEDSP from the coding sequence GTGACCGACGACCGGCGGCTGATCGAGGACTACCTCCCCATTGAGGCGATCAGCAAGGAGGCCTCGCGGGAGAAGTCCGTACGCAAGGGGCACATCTCCACGCTGCATCTGTGGTGGGCGCGGCGTCCGCTCGTAGCCTGCCGAGCCGCGGTATACGGAGCGCTGGTGCCGGCGAGTCGGTTCCGGCCGGCGAACGGGCCGGAGGAGAAGCGGGACAGCTTGACCCGGGCCAACGCGGCGAAGTTCGTCGAGCGGCTCTGTCAGTATCCGGGCTCCCCGCAGGCCATCGCCGAGGCGCAGAAGCACATCCTCGAGGCGCACGCCGAGCGCCTGACGAAGGAGACCGGGAATCCGGTCAGTGTGCAAGACATCGTCCAGGGCCGCGCTCCGCGGCCGAAGGTCCTCGACATGTTTGCCGGCGGCGGGGCGATCCCGCTCGAGGCGCTGCGGCTCGGGTGCGAGGCCTACGCGCTCGACTTGAACCCCGTGGCCCACATCATCGAGCTCTGCACGCTGGTCTACCCGCAGAAGTATGGCAAGCCCGACCCGAACGCGCGCGGCATGACCGGCCCCAAGAACGCGAAAGGCGAGACCACATGGGGCGGGCTGGCCGAGGAGGTCCGCTACTGGGGCAACTGGGTCCTCCAGAAGGTCAAGGCCGAAATCAGCGACCTCTATCCACTCATCCCCGACCCAGACAACAATGATGAGAGACCTCTCGTCAAAGCCGAAATGTGGCAGTCCTCTGAAAGGGAAACTGTCCCGCCAGGGTATCTCGTGCCCGTCGCTTATTTGTGGACACGGACTGTTCGATGCAAAAATCCTTCGTGCGGGGCGACTGTGCCACTGGTACGCCAGACCTGGCTATGCAAAAAGAAGGATCGCTATGCGGCGCTGCGGATGATCGCGCCCAAGGGCGAAAAAAGGGTCCGCTTCGAGGTGGTGGAAAGCCACACCGAGAAGGGACTGGGTTTCGACCCGGCAGGCTTTTCCAAGGCCGGCAACGCTACCTGCCCGTTCTGTGGAACCGTGGCCGACAGCGATTACGTGAAGGCTGAGGGCTGTGCCAAGCGCATGGGCGAGCAGATGATGGCCATCGTTTGCACCCGGCCGGGAAGGCAGGGGAAGGTGTACTTGTCAGTGGAACAGGCCCTGGAAGCGACAGGCGGGACGCCTGTCATCCCACCTGAAGAAGAGATTCAAAAGCGCATCGAGGCGCTCTGCCGGAAAACAGGGCTGACGGTGCCGAGGGAGCCGATGGATGTAAATGATCCCACCACTGTTGCCGGAAGAGGTTTTGGCATTAAAACATTTAGTGACCTCTTCACCCCGCGCCAGATGCTCTGCCTGCTCACCTTCGCCGCGGCGGTGCGGGAGGCTTATCAAACCATGGTGGGACAGGCCGGTGGCACAGGCTTCCAGCCTTTGAATCAAGGCACAGGCAGGATGCCTGTGCCACCATTGGATGAGGAGAGGGCCAAGGCGGTAGTGACGTATCTTGCAGTTATTCTCGACCGCTTGGCGGATTTCAACTCGGTTCTTGCAACCTGGAAAGAATCCGCAGGCCATACCTTCGGCCGACAGGCGTTGCCAATGGCATGGGACTTCTCCGAGGTTAACCCGTTGTGCGGCGAGACTGGCAGTTGGGGATCACAGCAGCGCTACGCGATTGAGCACGTAGATTCATCTATCGCTAACGGCCTTCCCGCCACCGTCACCCGCGGCTCGGCGACCGCGCTCCCCTGGCCTGATGGAACCTTTGACGCCGTCATCACCGACCCGCCTTACTATGACAACATACAGTATGCTGCTCTTTCGGATTTTTTCTATGTCTGGCTCAAGCGGACCATCGGCCACCTCTACCCGGAGCATTTTGGTGCAGAGCTCTCACCGAAGAAAAACGAGGCTGTTGCTTCGCCATGGAGGCATAAAAGCAAGGTAGATGCAAGAAAGGCCTACGAAGAGATGATGGCCAAGTCCTTTGCCGAGGCGAACCGGGTCTTGAAACCAGGCGGCCAGATGGTCGTGGTCTATGCCCACAAAACGACGCTCGGCTGGTCCACGCTCGTGGATGCCTTGCGGAAGGCGGGGTTCATCGTAACAGAAGCCTGGCCGCTCGACACCGAAATGAAATCACGGCTTGTGGCAAAGGGAACCGCTGCCCTTGCCTCCAGCATCTTCCTGGTTGCCCGCAAACGGGAAGGGACGGAGACGGGCTCCTACGAGGACGAGGTCCGGCCCGAGCTGGAGCAGATCGTCCGCGAGCGGGTGGACTCGCTCTGGAAGATGGGGATCACCGGCGCGGACCTGGTGATCGCCGCCGTGGGCGCGGGCCTGCGCGCTTTCACGCGGTTCGCCCGGGTCGAGTACGCCAACGGCGAGGAGGTCCCGGCCGAGAAGTTCCTCGCCGAGGTGGAAGGGGTGGTGCTGGAGACGCTGTTGGAAAAGATCTTCGGCATGGCCGGCAGTGGCGTGGCCGCCGTGGACGGACCGAGCCGCTTCTACGTGCTCTGGCGCTATACCTACAAAGTAGCCGAGATGGAGGCGGGCGAGGCGATCGTCTTCACCTACGGGCAGAACGTGGAACTCGACGGCGCGAAGGGCCTCTCCACCGGAAGGCATGCCCTAGTCGAAAAGAAGAAGGGGAAGTACCGCCTGCGGGACTTCACGGAGCGGGGTGAGGACGAAAAGCTGGGTCTCCCCGACAACAGAACGGCGGCACCGCTGATCGACGCCCTGCACCGTATCCTGTGGCTCGTGGAGAACCAGCCGCGCGCGCTCAACAAGTTCCTCGATGAGGCCCGGCCCAACCGGGAACGCCTGCGCCTGGTGGCCCAGGCCCTGGCCGGGACTGCTCTTGCGGGCAAGAAGGATGATGGCCCGGACCACACGGTGGTCACGACGGCCGCCGAACAGGCGGCGCTCAAGAAACTGGTCGCCAACTGGCGGGCGCTGATCGACCAGCGGCTCGCCGAATTGCCGCTTTTAGCGACGGAGGATTCACCATGA
- a CDS encoding DUF433 domain-containing protein, which yields MTDWQDRISIDPNVCHGRPCIKGTRIWVSLIVDNLAEGISEQELLAAYPQLTIEDIRAALAYAAEMTRERIIPIPAKATGA from the coding sequence ATGACTGACTGGCAAGACCGTATCTCCATCGATCCCAACGTGTGTCATGGCCGCCCGTGCATCAAGGGCACGCGGATCTGGGTGTCGTTGATTGTGGACAATCTGGCAGAAGGCATCTCCGAGCAGGAATTGCTGGCGGCCTATCCACAGCTCACGATCGAGGACATTCGGGCCGCGCTGGCCTATGCGGCGGAAATGACGCGTGAGCGGATCATCCCCATTCCGGCGAAGGCAACAGGGGCATGA
- a CDS encoding DUF5615 family PIN-like protein, with translation MSLKLDENLDVRLVSMLRDEGFDVDTVRDEGLSGSSDEVIYQVCRDSRRVLVTLDLDFANPVRYPPEPTEGIVVVRVPRPLLGLIRATLLDALPEIKSGPLKGSLWIVEPGRIRVHEHRKGNGEEESE, from the coding sequence ATGAGCCTGAAACTCGACGAGAACCTCGATGTCCGCCTCGTGTCCATGCTGCGGGACGAGGGGTTCGATGTCGATACCGTTCGCGACGAGGGATTGTCGGGATCGTCAGACGAAGTGATCTATCAGGTTTGCCGGGACTCCCGGCGAGTGCTCGTTACGCTCGACCTCGACTTTGCCAATCCCGTTCGCTACCCGCCGGAGCCCACCGAGGGCATCGTGGTGGTCCGTGTCCCACGGCCCCTGTTGGGCCTGATCCGGGCGACGTTGCTTGACGCGTTGCCGGAGATCAAGTCCGGTCCGTTGAAGGGATCTCTCTGGATCGTCGAACCGGGAAGAATCCGCGTTCACGAGCACCGCAAAGGCAACGGCGAGGAGGAGTCGGAATGA